A genomic window from Glycine max cultivar Williams 82 chromosome 17, Glycine_max_v4.0, whole genome shotgun sequence includes:
- the LOC100775943 gene encoding uncharacterized protein LOC100775943 gives MYRTAAKRLVSGARYYYTGKVGLRFRPSQILIPSSRFSTSETQPLPIPVATETETPNSSDSSPSSSSSSTATKPRAKYEDQQTRVLQASLSYVLKLGWTEAALVAGARDVGLSPSIVGSLPRKEATLVEYFMDGCLQRLVDKIDSDESLKNLTPSDCISKLIRFRLEMQAPYISTWPQALSIQAQPVNVPTSFKQRAVLVDEIWHAAGDNASDIDWYAKRTVLGGIYSTTEIYMLTDSSPDFRDTWAFLDARVKDAFDIKKTIQEAQYLAEAVSTGLGNSFQGFVGKVFQR, from the exons ATGTATCGAACGGCGGCGAAGCGGTTGGTGAGCGGTGCAAGATACTACTATACTGGCAAGGTTGGGCTCAGATTCCGGCCTTCTCAGATATTGATACCCTCTTCTCGCTTTTCCACATCCGAGACTCAACCACTTCCCATTCCCGTCGCCACCGAAACCGAAACCCCTAACTCTTCAGATTCGTccccttcttcttcatcttcctcaacAGCCACAAAACCCAGAGCCAAGTACGAGGACCAACAAACTCGCGTGCTTCAGGCCTCGCTCTCTTACGTC ttaaAGTTGGGGTGGACAGAAGCTGCTCTAGTTGCAGGAGCAAGGGATGTTGGTCTTTCACCATCTATCGTTGGATCTTTGCCCAGAAAGGAAGCAACACTGGTCGAG TATTTCATGGACGGCTGCTTACAAAGACTTGTTGATAAAATTGACTCAGATGagagtttaaaaaatttgacaCCAAGTGACTGCATCTCTAAGCTTATCAGATTTCGTTTAGAAATGCAAGCTCCATATATATCAACATGGCCCCAAGCTCTTAGCATCCAG GCACAACCTGTTAATGTTCCTACAAGTTTTAAGCAGAGGGCAGTGCTTGTGGATGAGATCTGGCATGCTGCTGGTGATAATGCTTCCGACATTGATTGGTATGCCAAGCGCACTGTCCTTGGAGGAATATACTCAACAACTGAGATTTATATGCTGACAGATAGCTCTCCTG ATTTCCGTGATACATGGGCTTTCCTGGATGCTCGAGTGAAAGATGCCTTTGATATAAAGAAAACCATTCAAGAG GCACAGTATTTGGCAGAAGCTGTCAGTACCGGGCTGGGGAACTCCTTTCAAGGGTTTGTCGGGAAAGTTTTCCAGAGATGA
- the LOC100775943 gene encoding uncharacterized protein isoform X1 produces the protein MYRTAAKRLVSGARYYYTGKVGLRFRPSQILIPSSRFSTSETQPLPIPVATETETPNSSDSSPSSSSSSTATKPRAKYEDQQTRVLQASLSYVLKLGWTEAALVAGARDVGLSPSIVGSLPRKEATLVEYFMDGCLQRLVDKIDSDESLKNLTPSDCISKLIRFRLEMQAPYISTWPQALSIQAQPVNVPTSFKQRAVLVDEIWHAAGDNASDIDWYAKRTVLGGIYSTTEIYMLTDSSPDFRDTWAFLDARVKDAFDIKKTIQETSKFSGTVFGRSCQYRAGELLSRVCRESFPEMSRAGELLSLGYMLLFQTMFLRDIDCHLKEMLYYTRVVISYLSFTSNLVCFRHFFQRLSSRQGHECKIMILSL, from the exons ATGTATCGAACGGCGGCGAAGCGGTTGGTGAGCGGTGCAAGATACTACTATACTGGCAAGGTTGGGCTCAGATTCCGGCCTTCTCAGATATTGATACCCTCTTCTCGCTTTTCCACATCCGAGACTCAACCACTTCCCATTCCCGTCGCCACCGAAACCGAAACCCCTAACTCTTCAGATTCGTccccttcttcttcatcttcctcaacAGCCACAAAACCCAGAGCCAAGTACGAGGACCAACAAACTCGCGTGCTTCAGGCCTCGCTCTCTTACGTC ttaaAGTTGGGGTGGACAGAAGCTGCTCTAGTTGCAGGAGCAAGGGATGTTGGTCTTTCACCATCTATCGTTGGATCTTTGCCCAGAAAGGAAGCAACACTGGTCGAG TATTTCATGGACGGCTGCTTACAAAGACTTGTTGATAAAATTGACTCAGATGagagtttaaaaaatttgacaCCAAGTGACTGCATCTCTAAGCTTATCAGATTTCGTTTAGAAATGCAAGCTCCATATATATCAACATGGCCCCAAGCTCTTAGCATCCAG GCACAACCTGTTAATGTTCCTACAAGTTTTAAGCAGAGGGCAGTGCTTGTGGATGAGATCTGGCATGCTGCTGGTGATAATGCTTCCGACATTGATTGGTATGCCAAGCGCACTGTCCTTGGAGGAATATACTCAACAACTGAGATTTATATGCTGACAGATAGCTCTCCTG ATTTCCGTGATACATGGGCTTTCCTGGATGCTCGAGTGAAAGATGCCTTTGATATAAAGAAAACCATTCAAGAG ACATCAAAATTTTCAGGCACAGTATTTGGCAGAAGCTGTCAGTACCGGGCTGGGGAACTCCTTTCAAGGGTTTGTCGGGAAAGTTTTCCAGAGATGAGTCGGGCTGGGGAACTCCTTTCCCTTGGTTATATGTTGTTGTTTCAAACAATGTTTCTCCGAGACATTGATTGTCACTTGAAGGAGATGCTATATTATACACGCGTAGTAATTAGTTATCTTTCATTTACTTCAAATTTGGTCTGTTTTCGGCACTTCTTTCAACGCTTGAGTTCCAGGCAGGGTCATGAGtgcaaaataatgattttaagcTTGTAA